In the Aggregicoccus sp. 17bor-14 genome, CCGCAACGCGCTCTTCGACGGCTACAAGACCGAGGAGGGCGTGCCCCCGGAGCTGCTCGCGCAGTTCGACCTCGCCGAGGAGGCGGTGGCGGCGCTGGGCCTGCGCGTGTGGCGCATGGGGGACTACGAGGCGGACGATGCGCTGGCGACCGCGGCCGCGCGCTTCGCCTCCGAGGTCTCCCAGGTGCGCCTCCTCACCCCCGACAAGGACCTCTCCCAGTGCGTGGTGGGCGAGCGCGTGGTGCAGGTGGACCGCATGCGCGAGCGCGTGCTGGACGAGGCGGCCGTGCGCGCCCTTCGCGGCGTCGCGCCCGAGAGCGTGCCGGACCTGCTCGCGCTGGTGGGGGACGCGGCGGACGGCATCCCCGGGCTGCCCGGCTTCGGCGAGAAGGGCGCCGCGACGCTGCTCGCGGCCTACGTCCACCTGGAGGCGATTCCCGCGGACGCCGCGCAGTGGAGCGTGCGCCCGCGCGGCGCGGACAAGCTCGCCGCCACCCTGCGCGAGCGCCGCGAGGACGCGCTGCTCTACCGCCGCCTCGCCACCCTGGTGACGGACGCGCCCCTGCCCGGCACCCCGGGGCTGGACTCCCTCGCCTGGAAGGGCGTCCCGCGCGCGCCCTTCGAGGCCCTGTGCAGCCGCCTGGGACTCGAGCGCCTGCGCACCCGCCCGCAGCGCTGGGCCTGAGTGGACGAGACACCCCCCGCTCCGTTACTTCCCGCACCCCTTTCCCATGACGACGACGAACGACGACTGGCTGCCGAGCCTCGAGGACTCTCCCTTCACCCGCCTGGGCGGCGAGCCCGGGGTGCGCGCGCTCGCCGAGCGCTTCTACGACGAGATGGACGCGCACGAGCCGGCGCTCGCCCGGCTGCACCGCCTGGACGAGGCGGGCCGCGTCTCGCGCGAGTCGCGCGAGCGCTTCGGCCTCTTCCTCGTGGGCTGGCTCGGCGGCCCCCAGCACTACACCGAGCGCCACGGCCACCCGCGCCTGCGCATGCGCCACTTCCAGACGCCGGTGGACAGCGCCATGCGCGACGCCTGGCTGCGCAGCATGGGGCGCGCCCTGGACGCCTTCGAGGTGAAGGGCGGCCTGCGCCGCTTCCTCGACGAGCGCTTCGCCCAGGTGGCCAACTTCCTGCGCAACGTGCCCGAAGAGGAGGCGCAGCCGGCCGCCGCGGGCCCCGCCCCGGAGCTCGCCCAGCTCGGGGGGGTTGCGAAAAAAGAACGACCGTCCTAATTTCCTCCCATGCGCAAGGGAGAGCTCACCCACCAGGCCATCCTCGAGCGCGCGGCGCAGCTGGCGAGCCGCGTGGGCCTCGAGGGGCTGTCCATCGGCGGGCTGGCCGAGGACCTGGGGCTCTCCAAGAGCGGGCTCTTCGCCCACTTCTCCTCCAAGGCCGAGCTGCAGGTGCAGGTCATCGAGATGGCGGGCGAGCTGTTCAGCCGCCACGTGGTGCGCCCCGCGCTCGCCAGGCCCCGCGGTGAGCCCCGGCTGCGCGCCGCCTTCGAGGGCTGGCTCGACTGGGGCCGCGCCGCCGCGCTCGAGGGCGGCTGCCTCTTCGTCGCGGCCGCCGTGGAGCTGGACGACCGCGAGGGCCCCGCGCGCGAGCGCCTCGTGCAGCTGCAGCGCGACTGGCTGGACACCCTGGCCACCATCGCCCGCACCTGCGTGAGCGAGGGCCACTTCCGCGCCGACACCGACCCGGAGCAGGTGGCGCACGACCTGTACGCCATCGCGCTCGGCTACCACCACGCGGCGCGCCTGCTGCGCGACCCCCGGGCCATCGAGCGCGCCCACCGCGCCTTCGAGGCGCTGCTCGCCCAGCACCGCCCCCCCGCCGCCCAGGCCTGACTTCCCCCGCCTTCCCCACCCGGAGCCCCGACCATGGCCAAGAAAAGCACGAACGTTCGGACGGAAATGACCCTCGCCACGCTGCGCCTCACCGCGCGCACGCTGGGGCGGCTCTCGCCGGCGCTCGCGGCGCGCTGGGCCGAGCGGCTCTTCTTCACCCCGCGCCGCCACGTGGCGGGGGCGCG is a window encoding:
- a CDS encoding 5'-3' exonuclease H3TH domain-containing protein, whose product is MSPPPRLHLIDGTYELFRAHFSPRPGHTSPEGQDVKGVAGLMGSLLALLHDPAEAVSHAAAAFDNPIRSFRNALFDGYKTEEGVPPELLAQFDLAEEAVAALGLRVWRMGDYEADDALATAAARFASEVSQVRLLTPDKDLSQCVVGERVVQVDRMRERVLDEAAVRALRGVAPESVPDLLALVGDAADGIPGLPGFGEKGAATLLAAYVHLEAIPADAAQWSVRPRGADKLAATLRERREDALLYRRLATLVTDAPLPGTPGLDSLAWKGVPRAPFEALCSRLGLERLRTRPQRWA
- a CDS encoding group II truncated hemoglobin, with the translated sequence MTTTNDDWLPSLEDSPFTRLGGEPGVRALAERFYDEMDAHEPALARLHRLDEAGRVSRESRERFGLFLVGWLGGPQHYTERHGHPRLRMRHFQTPVDSAMRDAWLRSMGRALDAFEVKGGLRRFLDERFAQVANFLRNVPEEEAQPAAAGPAPELAQLGGVAKKERPS
- a CDS encoding TetR/AcrR family transcriptional regulator, producing the protein MRKGELTHQAILERAAQLASRVGLEGLSIGGLAEDLGLSKSGLFAHFSSKAELQVQVIEMAGELFSRHVVRPALARPRGEPRLRAAFEGWLDWGRAAALEGGCLFVAAAVELDDREGPARERLVQLQRDWLDTLATIARTCVSEGHFRADTDPEQVAHDLYAIALGYHHAARLLRDPRAIERAHRAFEALLAQHRPPAAQA